Proteins found in one Arachis stenosperma cultivar V10309 chromosome 8, arast.V10309.gnm1.PFL2, whole genome shotgun sequence genomic segment:
- the LOC130945247 gene encoding uncharacterized protein LOC130945247 has product MEDTANLVVYRDGEIIRNTPEGVRFVSQNPFSFVVPCTMALMELQNGLCQSMENGTLMRVSRILYRNPVVVFGGLIQFDTIPITDEASMQNMFQIHRQTYMRHPQIELYVEFEAVEAVAVQNDIDVNDDIAAVYEGMNSDSEEDFEATYEAGDEDEDGDVGVEAAVENVVVHPLSSQPMGVPPFMCELDLDAMHAPEFPEYANRGIADPEDGEFRIGMEYSSRKSVVAAIRSFTISRGVDYDVYESEPQTFYAKCKMYGRGCDWLIRASLIRRKGCWEIRRYNGRHTCTIGTISQDHSKLDSDTVAEAIRPLVETDPSIKVKSIIAEVQSRFNYTISYRKAWLAKQKSVANVFGDWEESYQALPWWLLVMVQKIPGSVVQIETRPLYNGNEEAQGVKILHRVFWSFNPCIRAFRHCKPLVQVDGTHLYGKYKGTLLVTVAQDGNQNIVPIAFALVEGETADAWHFFLRNLRTYVVRKDGVGMISDRHESIRAAVNRSGGDWQPPRAWWMFCIRHIGSNFLRAFKVPHLQKLVVNIGYSRTAEEYNINYKRLEERGEAYARWCDAIGLRHWVLAFYEGHRWGHMTTNLVECINSVLKGARNLPVLALVRATYYRLNELFTRKSAETHERKRAGFTYSAFAQQRIEESMQQAGNIVVHRFDRRNEVFEVREMTTGKVLVVDLARRTCDCGHFQVERIPCRHVIACCANQRLDWQLYVHDVYKMMEVRKVYRFEFTPLEDPETWPAYEGPTLVANPALRRTSKGRPKLTRYLNEIDSRDMRGPRICRLCGAQGHSRSRCPQRAGPSGAGS; this is encoded by the exons ATGGAGGACACCGCAAATTTGGTGGTGTATCGTGATGGTGAGATAATACGTAATACTCCTGAGGGAGTGAGGTTTGTGTCACAAAATCCGTTTTCGTTTGTGGTTCCATGCACGATGGCGTTAATGGAGTTGCAGAACGGCCTATGTCAAAGCATGGAGAATGGTACGTTAATGAGAGTGAGCAGAATTCTGTACCGGAATCCGGTTGTAGTTTTTGGTGGTCTAATACAGTTTGATACCATTCCGATCACGGATGAAGCGAGTATGCAGAATATGTTTCAAATTCATCGGCAAACTTATATGAGACACCCACAGATTGAGTTGTACGTTGAGTTTGAAGCTGTAGAGGCAGTAGCGGTCCAAAATGATATAGATGTAAATGATGATATAGCTGCAGTGTACGAAGGAATGAATAGTGACAGCGAAGAGGATTTCGAAGCCACTTATGAAGCCGGCGACGAAGATGAGGATGGTGATGTGGGAGTTGAGGCAGCAGTGGAGAATGTAGTGGTTCATCCCTTGAGCAGTCAACCGATGGGCGTTCCACCTTTTATGTGTGAGTTGGATCTCGACGCCATGCATGCCCCCGAGTTTCCGGAATATGCAAACAGAG GTATTGCTGATCCTGAGGACGGAGAGTTCCGAATTGGAATGGAATACAGTTCTAGAAAGTCGGTCGTTGCAGCAATTAGAAGTTTCACTATATCTAGAGGAGTTGACTATGATGTGTATGAGTCTGAGCCACAGACGTTCTATGCAAAATGCAAGATGTACGGGCGTGGATGTGACTGGCTTATCCGAGCCAGCTTGATACGGAGAAAAGGTTGTTGGGAGATACGCAGATACAACGGTAGGCACACGTGCACCATCGGAACGATTTCACAAGATCATTCCAAGTTGGACTCAGATACAGTTGCTGAGGCTATAAGGCCATTGGTCGAGACGGACCCGTCCATCAAGGTGAAATCTATAATTGCGGAAGTCCAGTCAAGGTTCAACTATACCATCAGTTATCGAAAGGCTTGGTTGGCAAAGCAGAAGTCCGTTGCCAACGTTTTCGGTGATTGGGAGGAATCTTACCAAGCATTGCCGTGGTGGCTCTTGGTCATGGTGCAGAAGATTCCTGGTTCAGTTGTCCAAATAGAAACACGACCACTCTACAACGGGAATGAGGAAGCACAAGGTGTAAAAATACTTCATCGTGTATTTTGGAGTTTCAATCCATGCATTAGGGCATTCAGGCATTGCAAGCCCCTGGTTCAGGTTGACGGCACACACCTATACGGAAAATACAAAGGTACACTTCTAGTCACTGTTGCACAAGATGGGAACCAAAACATTGTGCCTATTGCCTTTGCCTTGGTGGAAGGTGAGACAGCTGATGCGTGGCACTTCTTCCTCAGGAATCTGCGAACGTATGTTGTTAGAAAAGACGGTGTGGGTATGATCTCAGACCGGCATGAGTCAATACGGGCAGCAGTTAATCGTTCCGGTGGTGATTGGCAACCTCCAAGAGCATGGTGGATGTTTTGTATAAGACACATCGGCAGTAACTTCTTAAGGGCATTCAAAGTCCCTCACTTGCAGAAGCTTGTTGTCAATATAGGGTATTCAAGAACGGCGGAGGAGTACAATATCAACTATAAGAGGTTGGAAGAGCGAGGCGAGGCATATGCCAGGTGGTGCGATGCCATCGGACTCAGACATTGGGTATTGGCATTCTACGAGGGACATCGATGGGGCCATATGACAACGAACCTTGTCGAGTGTATTAACTCAGTGTTGAAGGGTGCCCGTAATCTACCTGTGTTGGCGCTGGTCCGAGCAACATATTATAGGTTAAATGAACTCTTTACACGGAAGAGTGCCGAGACTCACGAACGCAAGCGTGCTGGATTTACGTACTCCGCATTTGCACAACAGCGGATAGAAGAAAGTATGCAACAGGCTGGGAATATAGTTGTGCACCGCTTTGATAGACGAAATGAGGTGTTTGAGGTGCGTGAAATGACTACTGGAAAGGTGTTAGTTGTTGATCTAGCGCGACGGACGTGTGACTGTGGGCACTTTCAGGTTGAACGAATACCATGTCGCCATGTTATTGCTTGCTGTGCTAACCAGCGGCTCGATTGGCAGTTGTATGTGCATGATGTGTACAAGATGATGGAAGTTCGTAAGGTATATAGATTTGAGTTCACACCATTAGAAGATCCCGAGACATGGCCTGCTTATGAGGGACCCACATTGGTCGCTAATCCCGCACTGAGGCGAACGTCTAAAGGCAGGCCCAAACTGACCCGATACCTGAATGAAATAGACTCACGTGACATGCGTGGTCCTCGGATATGCCGTCTCTGTGGTGCTCAGGGTCATAGTCGGAGTAGGTGTCCGCAGCGTGCTGGACCGAGTGGTGCTGGTTCATAG
- the LOC130946510 gene encoding inactive protein kinase SELMODRAFT_444075-like — MSREQHKRGKEEKGSDGAEKVIVAVKASKEIPKTALVWSLTHVVQPGDCITLIVVVPSSQSFGRRLWGFPRFAGDCANTQKKSHSPTSSEQKSEITDSFSQMILQLHDIYDPNKINVKIKIVSGSPCGAVAAEARKAQANWVVLDKQLKQEEKQCMEELHCNIVVMKQSQAKVLRLNLIGSQKKDLEEAAPLHSKQDGKLGRQAKNKNDSLSSIKGAVVTPTSSPDVGTPSTATEAVTSSVSSSDPGTSPFFVSEMNNGESKKEETIKQNEEVDASSDSDSEKLSLSSATLRFQPWIKDLLLCKQSSQCREEGCHSKNQTSTARALMEKFSRLEREAEMEISSHMSELDLSGNVREAITLSRNAPPGPPPLCSICQHKAPVFGKPPRWFSYAELELATSGFSQANFLAEGGFGSVHRGALPDGQVIAVKQHKLASSQGDVEFCSEVEVLSCAQHRNVVMLIGFCIENKRRLLVYEYICNGSLDTHLYGKKQEPLEWSARQRIAVGAARGLRYLHEECRVGCIIHRDMRPNNILITHDFEPLVGDFGLARWQQHRDTGVETRVIGTFGYLAPEYAQSGQITEKADVYSFGVVLVELVTGRKAVDLSRPKGQQCLTEWARPLLAEYAIEELIDPRLGNNYAENEVNCMLHAASLCMRRDPYSRPRMSQVLRILEGDMIMDTNYITATNPTTT, encoded by the exons atgagTCGAGAACAGCATAAGCGAGGGAAGGAAGAAAAAGGTTCAGATGGTGCTGAGAAGGTTATTGTTGCTGTTAAGGCATCAAAGGAAATTCCAAAGACAGCACTTGTTTGGTCTCTGACTCATGTTGTTCAACCTGGGGATTGCATTACACTAATAGTGGTTGTGCCTTCTTCACAAAGTTTTG GAAGAAGATTATGGGGTTTTCCAAGGTTTGCTGGTGACTGTGCCAACACCCAGAAGAAATCTCATTCACCAACTAGTTCAGAGCAGAAGAGTGAGATTACTGATTCTTTCTCTCAGATGATTCTTCAGCTCCATGACATCTATGATCCAAATAAG ATAAATGTCAAGATTAAAATTGTTTCTGGATCACCTTGTGGAGCAGTGGCTGCAGAAGCTAGAAAGGCCCAAGCCAATTGGGTTGTATTAGACAA GCAgctaaaacaagaagaaaagcaGTGTATGGAAGAGCTGCATTGCAACATTGTTGTTATGAAACAATCCCAAGCGAAAGTGCTCCGGTTGAATTTGATTGGATCACAAAAGAAGGATCTTGAAGAAGCAGCTCCATTACATTCCAAGCAAGATGGGAAGCTTGGAAGACAAGCCAAGAATAAGAATGATTCTTTGAGTTCCATAAAAGGAGCAGTTGTCACCCCAACTAGTAGTCCAGATGTAGGGACTCCTTCTACCGCGACTGAAGCCGTTACTTCATCTGTTTCAAGCTCTGATCCTGGAACTTCACCATTCTTTGTTTCTGAGATGAATAATGGTGAGTCAAAGAAAGAGGAAACTATTaaacaaaatgaagaagttGATGCTAGTTCAGACTCGGATAGCGAAAAGTTGTCCCTATCCTCAGCAACCTTGAGATTCCAACCATGGATCAAAGATTTACTTTTATGCAAACAATCATCTCAATGCAGAGAAGAAGGATGCCATAGCAAGAATCAAACATCCACAGCTAGAGCTTTGATGGAAAAGTTCTCAAGGCTAGAAAGAGAAGCTGAAATGGAGATCTCAAGCCATATGAGTGAGTTGGATTTGAGTGGAAATGTAAGAGAAGCAATAACATTATCAAGAAATGCTCCACCTGGTCCACCTCCATTGTGTTCAATATGTCAACACAAGGCTCCTGTTTTTGGGAAACCTCCAAGGTGGTTCAGCTATGCCGAGTTGGAACTCGCTACGAGTGGATTCTCTCAAGCTAATTTCTTGGCAGAAGGGGGATTTGGCTCTGTTCACAGAGGGGCCTTACCTGATGGACAAGTCATTGCTGTGAAGCAGCATAAACTGGCTAGTTCTCAGGGTGATGTTGAATTTTGCTCAGAGGTTGAAGTCCTCAGCTGTGCTCAGCATCGAAACGTTGTAATGCTCATTGGATTCTGTATTGAGAATAAGAGAAGGTTGCTGGTTTATGAGTACATATGTAATGGATCTCTGGACACTCACTTATATG GGAAAAAACAGGAACCATTAGAATGGTCAGCACGTCAAAGAATTGCCGTGGGAGCTGCTAGAGGCTTGAGATATCTTCATGAGGAGTGCAGAGTAGGCTGCATTATCCACCGTGACATGCGGCCGAATAACATTCTTATCACCCATGATTTTGAGCCACTG GTTGGTGATTTTGGGCTAGCAAGGTGGCAGCAACATAGAGACACTGGTGTTGAAACTAGAGTGATTGGAACATTTGG GTATTTGGCTCCTGAATATGCTCAAAGCGGCCAAATAACAGAAAAGGCTGATGTTTACTCCTTTGGGGTGGTATTGGTGGAGCTTGTTACCGGACGAAAAGCTGTCGATCTTAGCAGGCCGAAGGGGCAGCAATGTCTTACTGAATGG GCACGGCCATTGCTAGCAGAATATGCAATTGAGGAACTAATTGATCCAAGGTTGGGAAATAACTATGCAGAAAATGAGGTCAATTGCATGCTTCATGCAGCTTCATTATGCATGAGGAGAGATCCTTATTCCAGACCACGCATGTCACAG GTGCTCAGAATACTGGAGGGTGACATGATCATGGACACAAATTACATTACAGCTACCAATCCCACCACCACATAA
- the LOC130943719 gene encoding peroxiredoxin-2E, chloroplastic, whose protein sequence is MAASLTFSRFLTSPTTTLSLSSAALFPPKSLSSKLPLSPFSLKFNHSKPFKPCTFRTPSYATKSTTISATIAVGDKLPEATFSYLDDAGEVQTTTISDLTKGKKAILFAVPGAFTPTCSQKHVPGFVEKSAELKAKGVDTIACISVNDAFVMKAWKKDLKVNDEVLLLSDGNGTFTKAIGCELDLSDKPVGLGVRSRRYALLAEDGVVKVFNLEEGGAFTFSGADDLLKLL, encoded by the coding sequence atGGCCGCATCTCTCACCTTCTCCAGGTTCCTCACCTctcccaccaccaccctctctctctcctctgcCGCTCTCTTCCCACCCAAATCCCTCTCTTCTAAACTCCCCCTCTCCCCTTTCTCCCTAAAATTCAACCACTCCAAACCCTTCAAACCCTGCACCTTCCGCACCCCATCCTACGCCACCAAATCCACCACAATCTCTGCCACTATCGCCGTCGGCGACAAGCTTCCGGAAGCGACCTTCTCCTACCTAGACGACGCCGGCGAGGTTCAAACCACCACCATTTCCGACTTAACGAAGGGCAAAAAGGCCATCCTCTTCGCCGTCCCAGGAGCCTTCACACCAACCTGCTCGCAGAAGCACGTTCCGGGATTCGTGGAGAAGTCAGCGGAGCTGAAAGCTAAAGGCGTGGACACAATCGCGTGTATTTCGGTCAACGACGCATTCGTGATGAAGGCTTGGAAGAAGGACCTGAAAGTCAACGACGAAGTTCTGTTACTTTCTGACGGTAACGGAACGTTCACGAAAGCCATTGGGTGCGAGTTGGATCTGAGCGATAAGCCCGTTGGACTTGGTGTTAGGTCAAGGAGGTACGCGCTCTTGGCGGAAGACGGTGTCGTTAAGGTCTTCAATTTGGAAGAAGGTGGTGCCTTCACTTTCAGCGGCGCTGATGATTTGCTCAAATTGCTTTGA